The Metabacillus litoralis genome contains a region encoding:
- a CDS encoding nicotinate-nucleotide adenylyltransferase, giving the protein MKKKIGILGGTFDPPHLGHLLIASEVLHALQLSEIWFIPNQIPPHKQTEHFTDSKHRLNMLKLAIKDHQHFEVNTIELEREGPSYTYDTLRLLLEEFPEYGFYFIIGADMIEYLPKWHQIDEIIKLVTFVGVKRAGFKTSTLYPVTEVEIPQFEVSSTMLRERLRKNGNTDYLLPNNVKRYIEENHLYGT; this is encoded by the coding sequence ATGAAAAAGAAAATAGGAATACTAGGTGGAACATTTGATCCACCGCATTTGGGCCACCTATTAATTGCTAGTGAAGTCTTACATGCTTTGCAATTATCGGAAATATGGTTTATTCCTAACCAAATTCCTCCTCATAAACAAACTGAGCATTTTACTGATAGTAAACATCGGCTTAATATGCTTAAGCTTGCTATTAAAGATCATCAACATTTTGAAGTAAATACAATTGAATTAGAACGTGAAGGTCCATCTTATACATATGATACATTAAGATTGCTGCTTGAAGAATTTCCTGAATATGGTTTTTATTTTATAATAGGGGCAGATATGATTGAGTATTTACCAAAATGGCATCAAATAGATGAGATTATTAAGCTAGTTACTTTTGTTGGAGTGAAAAGAGCTGGATTTAAGACAAGCACTTTATACCCGGTTACTGAGGTTGAAATTCCTCAGTTTGAGGTATCTTCAACAATGTTGAGAGAACGTTTAAGAAAAAATGGAAATACTGATTATCTTCTGCCGAACAATGTGAAAAGATATATAGAGGAGAATCATTTATATGGAACGTGA
- a CDS encoding YqeG family HAD IIIA-type phosphatase — MLQLFLPGEYVKSIFHISPKKLKDSGIKGIITDLDNTLVEWDRPNATPQLLQWFKEVKDLGMKITIVSNNNEQRVKAFSEPHSIPFIYKARKPMGKAFLKAVRDMNLKKDEVVVIGDQLLTDVLGGNRNGFQTILVVPVASTDGFFTRINRMIERRIMENLKRKGMIQWEE; from the coding sequence ATGCTACAGTTATTTTTACCAGGTGAATATGTAAAAAGTATTTTTCATATTTCTCCTAAGAAATTAAAAGATAGTGGAATAAAGGGAATTATTACAGACTTAGATAATACACTTGTCGAATGGGACCGCCCAAATGCAACTCCACAGTTGCTCCAATGGTTTAAAGAGGTAAAAGATCTAGGAATGAAGATTACAATTGTTTCCAATAATAACGAACAACGTGTAAAGGCATTCTCGGAGCCTCATTCAATCCCTTTTATATATAAGGCTAGAAAACCAATGGGCAAGGCATTTTTAAAAGCTGTAAGGGATATGAACTTAAAAAAAGATGAAGTCGTTGTGATTGGTGACCAGCTTTTAACAGATGTGTTAGGTGGAAACCGTAATGGCTTTCAAACGATTTTGGTCGTTCCAGTTGCTTCAACAGATGGTTTTTTCACAAGAATTAATCGCATGATAGAACGGAGAATCATGGAAAACTTGAAGCGAAAAGGTATGATTCAATGGGAGGAATAA
- the aroE gene encoding shikimate dehydrogenase: MGKLYGLIGCPVEHSMSPAIHNDAFKENNLDGHYHAFHVEPDRLEEAVQALKTLDIKGFNVTIPHKISIIPYLDQLDETAKIAGAVNTVVNENGQLIGHNTDGNGYVQSLKEVIKKPLSENKVLIIGAGGAARGIYLTLTNSGSQHVDVCNRTISKAEELIEECPFLNTSKALSLEEAKATIQEYDIIIQTTAVGLHPNVDQKPISLNNAKKSAVVSDIIYNPIQTALLKEAKSLGLTVHTGVGMFVHQAALAFDLWTGKTPSIEKMSAIVHNKLGGTSC, translated from the coding sequence ATGGGGAAGTTATACGGTTTAATTGGGTGTCCGGTTGAGCATTCGATGTCACCAGCTATTCATAATGATGCATTCAAAGAAAATAATTTAGATGGTCATTATCATGCGTTTCATGTTGAGCCAGACCGTCTAGAAGAAGCTGTTCAAGCATTGAAAACCCTTGATATTAAGGGGTTTAATGTAACAATTCCACATAAAATATCAATTATTCCTTATTTAGATCAACTGGATGAAACTGCAAAGATTGCAGGAGCAGTTAATACAGTAGTTAATGAAAATGGACAATTGATTGGTCATAATACAGATGGTAATGGATATGTTCAGTCATTAAAAGAAGTAATTAAAAAACCTCTCTCAGAGAATAAGGTACTAATTATTGGTGCAGGGGGAGCAGCTCGAGGAATTTATCTCACACTTACGAATTCTGGATCTCAACATGTTGATGTATGTAATCGGACGATTTCAAAAGCTGAGGAATTAATTGAAGAATGCCCTTTTTTAAACACAAGCAAAGCCTTATCATTAGAAGAGGCTAAAGCAACGATTCAAGAGTATGACATTATTATTCAAACCACTGCCGTTGGGCTTCATCCAAATGTTGATCAAAAACCAATCTCATTGAATAATGCCAAAAAATCTGCGGTAGTAAGTGATATTATTTATAATCCAATTCAAACCGCCCTTTTAAAAGAGGCAAAATCCCTTGGATTAACCGTTCATACGGGTGTTGGGATGTTTGTTCATCAAGCAGCCCTTGCGTTTGACTTATGGACAGGAAAAACTCCATCAATTGAAAAAATGTCAGCAATTGTTCATAACAAACTAGGAGGTACATCATGCTAA
- the yqeH gene encoding ribosome biogenesis GTPase YqeH — translation MSEQQFSCIGCGVAIQTEDSKILGYAPPSALEKEEIICQRCFRLKNYNEIQDVSLTDDDFLKILHGIGETNGLIVKIVDIFDFSGSWLQGIQRFVKGNPILLVGNKSDILPKSVKKQKLINWMKREAKELGLKPIDVCLVSSARGHGIREVAELIDEYRDGQDVYVVGCTNVGKSTFINRMIKEVAGVNDVITTSHYPGTTLDLIEIPLDNGASLYDTPGIINHHQMAHYVDKRDLKLLSPKKEIKPKVFQLNESQTLYFGGLARLDYVAGGREALVCYIPNELTIHRTKLENADSLYEKHAGELLTPPRKEEVETFPKLIPHEFSISEGKTDVVFSGLGWVTVNNPGKKIVAYAPKGVNVTLRKSLI, via the coding sequence GTGTCAGAGCAACAATTTTCATGTATAGGTTGTGGAGTAGCCATTCAAACCGAAGACTCTAAGATTTTGGGGTATGCTCCACCGAGTGCATTAGAAAAAGAAGAGATCATTTGCCAAAGATGTTTTCGCTTAAAAAATTATAATGAAATACAGGATGTTTCACTTACAGATGATGATTTTTTAAAGATTTTACATGGCATAGGTGAAACAAATGGATTAATTGTAAAAATTGTTGATATATTTGATTTTAGCGGAAGTTGGTTGCAAGGAATTCAACGCTTTGTAAAAGGTAATCCAATATTATTAGTAGGAAACAAAAGTGATATATTACCGAAATCAGTTAAAAAACAAAAGCTGATCAATTGGATGAAGAGAGAAGCAAAGGAATTAGGCTTAAAGCCAATCGATGTTTGTTTAGTAAGCTCTGCAAGAGGCCACGGTATTAGAGAGGTTGCTGAATTAATTGATGAATACCGTGATGGACAAGATGTGTATGTAGTAGGCTGTACAAATGTTGGAAAGTCGACCTTTATTAATCGAATGATTAAAGAAGTAGCAGGTGTCAATGATGTCATCACAACTTCACATTATCCAGGTACAACATTAGATTTGATAGAAATTCCACTGGACAATGGGGCATCTTTATACGACACTCCAGGAATCATTAATCACCACCAAATGGCTCATTATGTTGATAAACGCGATTTAAAGCTTTTAAGTCCAAAAAAAGAAATCAAACCAAAAGTTTTTCAATTAAATGAAAGTCAAACATTGTATTTCGGTGGGTTGGCTCGACTGGATTATGTAGCAGGTGGAAGAGAAGCATTGGTTTGCTATATTCCGAATGAATTAACAATCCATCGAACAAAGCTAGAAAATGCAGATTCTTTGTATGAAAAGCATGCAGGAGAATTATTAACACCACCACGAAAAGAAGAGGTTGAAACCTTTCCGAAACTAATTCCTCATGAATTTTCAATTAGTGAAGGGAAAACAGATGTGGTCTTTTCAGGTTTGGGGTGGGTGACTGTTAATAATCCTGGAAAAAAAATCGTTGCCTATGCCCCAAAGGGAGTTAATGTTACGTTAAGAAAATCATTAATTTAA
- the rsfS gene encoding ribosome silencing factor translates to MTGRDILTTVAKAADSKRAEDIIALNMNGISLIADYFFICHGNSDKQVQAIAREIKEQAEETGMNVKRLEGFDEARWILIDLGDVVAHVFHKDERGYYNLERLWGDAPTEDLTSELEQ, encoded by the coding sequence ATGACAGGTAGAGATATTTTAACAACAGTAGCAAAAGCAGCAGACAGTAAGCGTGCAGAGGACATTATTGCACTAAACATGAATGGAATTTCCCTTATAGCCGATTATTTCTTTATTTGCCACGGAAACTCAGATAAACAGGTACAAGCTATTGCTAGAGAAATAAAAGAACAAGCGGAAGAAACAGGTATGAATGTCAAACGACTTGAAGGCTTTGATGAAGCTCGATGGATTCTAATTGACTTAGGTGATGTCGTTGCCCATGTCTTTCATAAAGATGAAAGAGGCTATTATAATTTAGAGCGTTTATGGGGAGATGCTCCAACAGAGGATCTCACTAGTGAGCTAGAACAATGA
- a CDS encoding DNA internalization-related competence protein ComEC/Rec2: MGRFHFHPLSLFFTITFLIYLHLKFKSPLSFLSLIVILIYLSTYFLTESQNQTKLNEGEYQATGTVNSTPVIDGNYVKGIIKTEIGEKLTYSYLIKSLEVKNSLQKIKTGDVCVFKGELEGPKSPTMPNAFDYKQYLHDHHIHWEFKIADIHSCHAGEFNVMTLLQKYREKGLTLIEEKFPSSSEGIVQALLFGERRLLDEKVEVAYQKLGIVHLLAISGLHVGLLVGGAYFLFIYLGITHENSKKILIILLPVYMILTGGSPSVIRASFMVVLYFIIGLVHKKFTATDVISFTCLVLLLINPYYLFQVGFQLSYIVSLGLLLSSKVISLFSNAFVRLFIVSAVAQLCAMPLILYHFFEVSLISLPLNMIFVPFYSICILPLSILATVLVSFSSTLGMPLVSLLHIILDYSHRLVLNAANISFTTLTTGKPSLFFIILYCMTSIVLFLRFEKNPTLKSLYKPFCGLLLLFFIHLHLSYINPQGRVMVINVGQGDSIFIQLPFNKGNFLIDTGGKMTFPSEDWELRRNVYSIAEDTTIPYLKSIGVTKLHGIFLSHGDLDHIGEALRIINKLNVDELVIPKGFIRGELENEIVKIATEKKMNIRVVEAGDQLLYKGFMFRILSPSTLTDSKNDDSMVLVAEIGGLKWLFTGDAEMKSEEKMMLAYPNLKVDVLKIGHHGSRGSTSDQLLDQLRPSIAIISAGYQNRYQHPHDEVMEKLRRRQISIFRTDLQGGILYEYKGNAGTFFTHPPYDEVK; this comes from the coding sequence ATGGGGCGTTTTCATTTCCACCCGCTCTCTCTTTTCTTTACAATTACCTTTCTTATTTATCTCCATTTAAAGTTTAAATCTCCCCTCAGTTTCCTTAGTTTGATCGTCATTCTTATCTATCTTTCCACCTATTTTCTTACAGAATCTCAAAATCAAACAAAGCTGAATGAAGGAGAGTATCAGGCTACGGGCACGGTCAACTCAACTCCGGTAATTGATGGGAATTATGTGAAAGGAATCATTAAAACTGAAATAGGGGAGAAATTAACTTATTCCTATTTAATCAAGTCATTGGAAGTGAAAAACTCCTTACAGAAAATAAAAACAGGTGATGTTTGCGTTTTTAAAGGTGAATTAGAAGGACCAAAATCCCCAACAATGCCTAACGCTTTTGATTATAAACAATATCTTCATGACCACCATATTCATTGGGAATTTAAAATAGCTGATATTCACAGTTGTCACGCAGGTGAATTTAACGTGATGACTCTACTTCAAAAGTATCGAGAAAAAGGACTAACGTTAATTGAGGAGAAATTTCCGAGTTCGTCCGAAGGAATTGTACAAGCCCTCCTTTTTGGAGAAAGGCGTTTACTTGATGAAAAAGTGGAAGTCGCTTACCAAAAATTAGGTATTGTCCATCTGTTAGCGATATCTGGCTTACATGTGGGTTTATTAGTCGGTGGAGCTTACTTTCTATTCATTTATTTAGGTATAACACATGAAAATTCAAAGAAAATCTTGATTATATTACTTCCGGTTTATATGATTTTAACCGGTGGCTCACCATCTGTTATAAGAGCATCCTTTATGGTTGTCCTTTATTTTATCATTGGGCTTGTTCATAAAAAGTTTACTGCAACAGATGTGATCAGTTTTACATGTTTAGTTTTACTTTTGATTAATCCATATTATTTGTTTCAAGTTGGTTTTCAATTATCATATATTGTTAGTCTTGGATTATTACTTTCATCAAAAGTAATTTCATTGTTTTCCAATGCCTTTGTAAGGCTGTTCATTGTTTCAGCTGTTGCTCAACTTTGTGCGATGCCTCTCATCCTGTATCATTTTTTTGAGGTATCACTCATTAGTTTACCTTTGAATATGATTTTTGTACCTTTTTATTCAATATGTATTTTGCCTTTATCTATTCTGGCAACCGTTTTAGTTTCATTTTCATCAACACTTGGAATGCCACTGGTTTCACTATTACACATTATCTTGGATTATTCCCATCGGCTTGTCTTAAATGCTGCTAACATATCTTTTACCACATTGACGACTGGAAAGCCTTCACTCTTTTTTATTATCCTCTATTGTATGACATCAATTGTTTTATTCCTTCGTTTTGAAAAGAATCCCACATTAAAGTCTTTGTATAAACCGTTTTGTGGATTGCTCCTTCTTTTTTTCATACATTTGCACCTCTCATATATCAATCCTCAGGGAAGAGTTATGGTGATCAATGTTGGACAAGGTGACTCTATTTTTATTCAACTTCCATTCAACAAAGGGAATTTTTTGATTGATACAGGTGGGAAAATGACTTTTCCATCAGAAGACTGGGAGTTAAGAAGGAATGTTTATTCTATAGCTGAAGACACTACCATTCCTTATTTAAAGTCAATAGGGGTAACAAAACTTCATGGAATATTTTTATCACATGGCGACCTGGATCATATTGGGGAAGCCTTAAGAATCATAAATAAATTAAATGTGGATGAGCTTGTTATACCAAAAGGATTTATAAGGGGAGAGCTTGAAAATGAGATTGTTAAGATTGCGACAGAGAAGAAAATGAACATAAGAGTTGTTGAAGCTGGTGATCAATTACTATATAAGGGTTTTATGTTTCGTATTTTGTCTCCTTCTACCTTAACTGATAGTAAGAATGATGATTCCATGGTGTTGGTAGCGGAAATAGGTGGCTTAAAATGGTTATTTACCGGAGATGCTGAAATGAAAAGTGAAGAGAAAATGATGTTGGCATATCCAAATTTAAAAGTAGATGTATTGAAAATTGGCCATCATGGAAGTAGAGGTTCAACTTCTGATCAACTATTAGATCAATTAAGACCATCCATTGCGATCATTTCGGCTGGTTATCAAAACCGATATCAACACCCGCATGATGAAGTAATGGAAAAGTTGAGAAGAAGACAAATATCTATTTTTAGAACCGATCTTCAAGGTGGAATTTTATACGAATATAAAGGAAATGCAGGAACGTTTTTTACTCATCCGCCATACGATGAAGTAAAATGA
- the yqeK gene encoding bis(5'-nucleosyl)-tetraphosphatase (symmetrical) YqeK encodes MERDKALKIVAEQLTEHRYVHTLGVMETAISLAELYGGDVKKAETAAIFHDYAKFRPKKEMKKIIEEQDMPQKLLEHNSELWHAPVGAYLVKKEVGIKDKEVLKAIKYHTSGRPDMTLLEKIIYVADYIEPGRQFPGVEEVRELAKTSLDQALIKSLQNTITFLLKKNQAIYPDTIKTYNSLVLKGGKSS; translated from the coding sequence ATGGAACGTGATAAAGCCTTGAAAATTGTTGCTGAGCAATTAACAGAGCATCGTTATGTTCATACACTGGGTGTCATGGAGACAGCTATTTCCTTGGCTGAATTGTACGGGGGAGATGTCAAGAAGGCAGAAACAGCAGCTATTTTTCACGATTATGCTAAGTTCAGACCAAAAAAAGAAATGAAAAAAATTATTGAAGAACAAGATATGCCCCAAAAATTGTTAGAACATAATAGTGAGCTTTGGCATGCTCCCGTTGGTGCCTATCTTGTAAAAAAAGAAGTAGGCATTAAAGATAAAGAGGTTTTAAAGGCAATTAAATACCACACATCTGGGCGTCCTGATATGACATTGCTTGAAAAAATCATTTATGTGGCAGACTATATAGAACCAGGTAGACAATTTCCTGGTGTGGAGGAAGTAAGAGAGCTTGCTAAGACCAGTCTGGATCAGGCATTAATCAAATCTTTACAAAATACGATTACATTCTTACTTAAAAAAAATCAAGCTATTTATCCAGATACGATTAAAACATACAATTCTTTAGTTTTAAAAGGAGGAAAATCGAGTTAA
- the comER gene encoding late competence protein ComER, producing MNVGFVGTGNMGRILIESFIESGAIKPSFIYMMNRTMSKAEAIKSLYPKTNVVETAEEVVKHSDLIFICVKPLDIHPLLKSLDHLLTPNKCIISITSPINVDQLESLVECQVTRVIPSITNRAFSGVSLITYGNSCHKETKTTIEELFEQISNPVQIEDDITRVSSDIVSCGPAFFSYLLQRFVDGAVAETNITKEQAVLLASEMIVGMGKLLETEIYTLPTLQDKVCVKGGVTGKGIKVLEDEVGEMFEKIFQATHEKYYEDIEEVSVQFSKIPNK from the coding sequence TTGAATGTAGGTTTTGTTGGAACAGGAAATATGGGGAGAATATTAATTGAATCATTTATTGAGTCGGGTGCAATTAAACCCTCATTCATTTATATGATGAATCGAACGATGTCTAAAGCTGAAGCGATAAAGAGTTTATATCCAAAAACAAATGTGGTAGAAACAGCTGAGGAAGTAGTAAAACATTCTGATTTAATTTTCATTTGTGTCAAACCATTAGATATTCACCCCCTTTTAAAGAGTCTTGACCACCTTTTAACACCTAATAAATGCATAATATCCATAACTAGTCCTATTAATGTTGATCAACTAGAATCACTTGTAGAATGTCAGGTTACAAGAGTGATACCAAGTATAACGAACCGGGCTTTCTCCGGGGTTTCGCTAATTACTTACGGAAATTCGTGTCATAAGGAGACAAAAACAACAATTGAAGAATTATTTGAACAAATTTCAAATCCTGTTCAAATTGAAGATGATATTACCAGAGTATCTTCTGATATCGTTAGCTGTGGGCCAGCTTTTTTCAGCTATTTACTTCAACGATTTGTAGATGGTGCAGTTGCGGAAACGAATATAACCAAAGAGCAGGCTGTTCTTTTGGCAAGTGAAATGATCGTTGGTATGGGCAAGTTGTTGGAAACAGAAATATATACCCTTCCTACTCTACAAGATAAAGTATGTGTAAAAGGTGGGGTTACTGGTAAAGGAATCAAAGTATTGGAAGATGAAGTGGGAGAAATGTTTGAAAAAATATTTCAAGCAACACACGAAAAGTATTATGAAGATATAGAAGAAGTGTCTGTTCAGTTTAGCAAGATTCCAAATAAGTAA
- a CDS encoding helix-hairpin-helix domain-containing protein, giving the protein MSIVQKYKKWIILLVSLLAVTILYYYFFNIQASSELVTTNVEGAYMETSVPDETTKGEQKTSENSEASTIVIDVKGAVQTPGVYEISANARVHEIIEKAGGLSDQADEAAVNLASSLEDGMVVYIPQIGENKENPFQTTNEDKDSPKKININLATSEELQTLSGIGPAKAEAIISYREENGHFKSIEGLLEVSGIGEKSLEKLKEEVTVN; this is encoded by the coding sequence ATGAGTATCGTCCAAAAATACAAAAAATGGATTATCCTGTTAGTTAGTTTATTAGCAGTAACTATACTTTATTATTATTTTTTTAATATCCAAGCCTCATCTGAACTTGTGACAACAAATGTTGAAGGTGCCTATATGGAAACAAGTGTGCCGGATGAAACAACTAAGGGTGAACAGAAAACAAGTGAGAATTCAGAAGCATCCACCATCGTTATTGATGTAAAGGGGGCTGTTCAAACACCTGGGGTTTATGAGATTTCAGCTAATGCAAGAGTACATGAAATTATTGAAAAAGCTGGAGGATTGAGTGATCAAGCTGATGAAGCGGCCGTAAATCTTGCTTCTTCATTAGAAGATGGGATGGTAGTTTATATTCCGCAAATCGGTGAAAATAAGGAAAATCCATTTCAGACTACTAACGAAGATAAGGACAGCCCTAAGAAAATCAATATTAACCTTGCAACAAGTGAGGAGCTTCAAACACTGTCAGGTATTGGACCTGCAAAGGCTGAGGCTATTATTTCATATAGAGAAGAAAACGGTCACTTTAAATCGATTGAAGGGTTATTAGAAGTATCGGGAATTGGAGAAAAATCATTAGAGAAATTAAAAGAAGAAGTTACTGTTAATTAA
- a CDS encoding class I SAM-dependent DNA methyltransferase, translating into MIYKGFAYIYDHLMKDAPYDQWVGFIQDSIAKYHKGATTLLDVACGTGEIAVSLAKNNLEVTGVDLSEDMLTVAQSKAERNKVNLLFLKQDMRKLNGFPKLFDVVTICCDSLNYLETKEDIKATFHSVFEQLEEDGLFIFDVHSIHKIHHVFANHTFADQDEEVSFIWNSFLGDEEHSIEHDMTFFVRREQLYERYDEVHYQRTYSIEEYTSLLAAASFQVLKICSDFQVESQPHSSAERIFFICKKTKVNS; encoded by the coding sequence ATGATTTATAAAGGCTTTGCCTATATTTATGATCATCTAATGAAAGATGCTCCCTATGATCAGTGGGTTGGGTTTATTCAGGACTCTATAGCAAAGTATCATAAGGGAGCAACTACTCTTTTAGATGTAGCCTGTGGAACAGGTGAAATAGCGGTATCCTTAGCGAAAAATAATTTAGAGGTAACAGGTGTCGATCTTAGTGAAGATATGCTGACCGTTGCACAATCAAAGGCTGAGAGGAACAAAGTCAATTTATTATTTCTCAAGCAGGATATGCGAAAATTAAATGGTTTTCCTAAGCTTTTTGATGTTGTGACAATCTGTTGTGATTCTTTAAATTATTTAGAAACAAAAGAGGATATTAAGGCAACCTTTCACTCTGTTTTTGAACAGCTTGAAGAGGATGGTTTATTTATTTTTGATGTCCATTCTATACATAAAATTCATCATGTTTTTGCAAACCATACTTTTGCTGATCAAGATGAAGAAGTTAGCTTTATTTGGAATTCCTTTTTAGGCGACGAAGAACACAGTATTGAACACGATATGACGTTTTTTGTTAGACGTGAACAACTCTATGAGCGCTATGATGAAGTACACTACCAACGAACATACTCAATTGAGGAATATACTTCTTTATTAGCGGCAGCTTCTTTTCAGGTTTTAAAAATTTGTAGTGATTTTCAAGTAGAAAGTCAACCGCATTCTTCAGCAGAAAGAATTTTCTTTATTTGTAAAAAAACAAAGGTGAACTCTTAA
- a CDS encoding ComE operon protein 2 — protein MSRISWNQYFMSQSHLLAMRSTCTRLAVGATIVRDKRIIAGGYNGSIAGGVHCSDEGCYVIDNHCVRTIHAEMNALLQCAKFGVPTDGAEIYVTHFPCLQCCKALIQAGIKTVYYAVDYKNHPYAIELFQQANVKVEHVNLENTSFENKNKEKEAFVFELLDKLEKSQKSDEEIKRLKKEAKALFS, from the coding sequence ATGAGTCGAATATCCTGGAATCAATATTTTATGTCACAAAGTCATTTACTAGCCATGAGGAGTACATGCACGAGGCTAGCCGTTGGAGCCACAATCGTTAGAGATAAAAGAATAATAGCAGGTGGTTATAATGGTTCTATAGCAGGTGGTGTACATTGTTCAGATGAGGGCTGTTATGTTATTGATAATCATTGTGTTAGAACCATACATGCTGAAATGAATGCACTGCTGCAATGTGCGAAGTTTGGGGTACCAACAGATGGGGCTGAGATTTACGTGACTCATTTTCCATGTCTTCAATGTTGTAAAGCACTTATTCAGGCTGGTATTAAAACCGTATACTATGCGGTTGACTATAAAAACCATCCTTATGCAATTGAGTTATTTCAACAAGCAAATGTGAAAGTAGAGCATGTTAATCTAGAGAACACATCTTTTGAGAACAAAAATAAGGAAAAAGAAGCGTTTGTGTTTGAACTACTGGACAAGCTGGAGAAATCACAGAAGAGTGACGAAGAGATAAAACGCTTAAAAAAGGAAGCAAAAGCCTTATTTTCGTAA
- a CDS encoding YrzI family small protein, with protein sequence MTINLFFITLTLSVSKRKNSKNDVERNQEIQKRMDEMKEKQFGVYREM encoded by the coding sequence ATGACAATTAACTTATTTTTTATCACATTGACCCTTTCAGTTTCAAAAAGAAAAAATTCAAAAAATGATGTTGAAAGAAATCAAGAGATCCAAAAAAGAATGGATGAAATGAAAGAAAAACAATTTGGAGTTTATCGTGAAATGTAA
- the yhbY gene encoding ribosome assembly RNA-binding protein YhbY gives MLTGKQKRFLRSEAHHLNPIFQVGKGGVNENMINQLSDALEARELFKVSVLQNCEEDKNTVAEQIVEGTGAELVQIIGNTIVLYKESRENKQIRLPN, from the coding sequence ATGCTAACAGGAAAGCAAAAAAGATTTTTACGTTCAGAAGCCCATCATTTAAACCCAATTTTTCAAGTTGGAAAAGGTGGCGTGAATGAAAATATGATTAATCAACTATCAGATGCACTAGAAGCACGTGAGTTATTTAAAGTATCTGTACTACAAAATTGTGAAGAAGATAAAAATACAGTCGCTGAACAGATTGTAGAAGGTACAGGAGCTGAACTTGTACAAATCATCGGAAACACGATTGTTTTGTATAAAGAATCTAGAGAGAATAAACAAATCCGTTTACCAAATTAA
- the sigK gene encoding RNA polymerase sporulation sigma factor SigK yields MTGLITALGFFVKELVFLVSYVKNNAFPQPLSASDEKKYLEKMSEGDEYARNLLIEHNLRLVAHIVKKFENTGEDSEDLISIGTIGLIKAIESYSQGKGTKLATYAARCIENEILMHLRALKKTKKDVSLHDPIGQDKEGNEISLIDVLKSENEDVIETIQLNMELEKVKEYIDILDGREREVIVGRFGLDLKKEKTQREIAKELGISRSYVSRIEKRALMKMFHEFYRAEKEKRNRLKEK; encoded by the coding sequence ATGACAGGGCTCATAACAGCACTTGGCTTTTTTGTTAAAGAATTAGTGTTCTTAGTATCTTATGTGAAAAATAATGCCTTTCCACAGCCTTTGTCTGCGTCAGACGAAAAGAAGTATTTAGAAAAAATGTCTGAGGGTGATGAATACGCAAGAAATCTTTTAATTGAACACAACTTGCGTCTCGTTGCCCATATTGTAAAAAAATTCGAAAACACCGGGGAAGACTCGGAAGATTTAATTTCAATTGGAACAATCGGCTTAATAAAAGCAATAGAAAGCTACTCACAAGGTAAAGGAACAAAATTAGCCACGTATGCGGCTAGATGTATTGAAAATGAAATTTTGATGCACTTACGGGCATTAAAGAAAACCAAAAAAGACGTTTCCTTACACGATCCAATCGGTCAAGATAAAGAGGGTAACGAAATTAGCTTAATTGACGTGTTGAAATCTGAAAATGAAGATGTAATTGAAACAATCCAACTAAATATGGAACTAGAAAAGGTTAAGGAATATATTGATATTCTTGACGGAAGAGAACGAGAAGTTATTGTTGGCAGGTTTGGTCTTGATCTTAAAAAGGAAAAAACTCAACGTGAGATTGCAAAAGAATTAGGTATATCAAGGAGCTATGTATCTAGAATCGAAAAGCGAGCTTTAATGAAGATGTTCCACGAATTTTACCGAGCTGAAAAAGAGAAGAGAAACCGATTAAAGGAAAAATAA
- a CDS encoding sporulation histidine kinase inhibitor Sda, protein MRKLSDELLIESYFKATEMKLNDDFIELIIMEIKRRSLGHVLKASS, encoded by the coding sequence ATGCGCAAACTTTCTGACGAGTTATTAATTGAATCGTATTTTAAAGCAACTGAAATGAAACTAAATGATGATTTTATAGAACTAATTATAATGGAAATTAAACGCCGTTCTTTGGGACATGTATTAAAAGCTTCTTCATAA